A window of the Sardina pilchardus chromosome 21, fSarPil1.1, whole genome shotgun sequence genome harbors these coding sequences:
- the lrrtm2 gene encoding leucine-rich repeat transmembrane neuronal protein 2 → MGFHSRWPLVGQAPAALCVMSMLLCLPPTSCTTCPQKCRCEDLQFYCDTQGLLTPPDGIDRGALGLSLRHNSIAELSPDQFFGFTQLTWLHLDHNQITTVQEDAFQGLYKLKDLNLSSNRITKLPNTTFIHLINLQILDLSFNQMTVLEPELFHGLRKLQILHLRSNSLRTTPVRAFWDCRSLEYLGLSNNRLRSLARNGFAGLIKLRELHLEHNHLTKINLAHFPRLVALQFLYLQWNKINNLTCTMEWTWTTLEKLDLTGNEIRTLTPEVFETLPNLKILLLDNNKLSSMDTQTLDMWKSLGTIGLSSNLWECTKRICNLASWLSTFKGRWEHSILCHSPEYAQGEEILDAVYGFQLCQNFSAPVIQSSTATEAMFPQEVTSPLYGNMQTPTLDYYAEDLGSFTMVTTTVTTSTTQTPSTALSTTTMVAGPAVTDDFIDDIDNTVLTQRVIIGTMALLFSFFLIIFVVYVSRKCCPPTLRRIRHCSAMQNRRQLRTQQRQPMADLATQVPYNEYEPSHEEGALVIINGYGQCKCQQLPYKECEV, encoded by the exons ATGG GTTTCCATTCAAGGTGGCCATTGGTGGGACAAGCACCAGCGGCACTTTGTGTGATGAGCATGCTTCTGTGCCTGCCTCCCACGTCATGCACAACCTGCCCTCAAAAATGCCGCTGTGAGGACCTGCAGTTCTACTGCGACACGCAGGGGCTTCTGACGCCCCCAGATGGCATCGACCGAGGGGCCCTGGGGCTCTCGCTCCGACACAACAGCATCGCCGAGCTCAGCCCTGACCAGTTCTTCGGCTTCACCCAGCTCACCTGGCTCCACCTGGACCACAACCAAATAACCACTGTGCAGGAGGACGCCTTCCAGGGGCTCTACAAGCTGAAGGATCTCAACCTGAGCTCCAACCGGATCACCAAGCTGCCCAACACAACCTTCATCCACCTCATCAACCTGCAGATTCTGGACCTATCCTTCAACCAGATGACTGTTCTGGAGCCAGAGCTCTTCCACGGGCTACGCAAGCTGCAGATCCTCCACCTGCGCTCCAACTCTCTGAGGACCACACCCGTGCGGGCCTTCTGGGACTGCCGGAGCCTGGAGTATCTCGGACTCAGCAACAATCGGCTCCGGAGCCTGGCCCGGAACGGCTTCGCCGGGCTCATTAAGCTCCGGGAGCTGCACTTGGAGCATAACCACCTGACGAAGATCAACCTGGCGCACTTCCCACGCCTGGTCGCCCTGCAGTTCCTCTACCTGCAGTGGAACAAGATTAACAATTTGACATGCACCATGGAGTGGACCTGGACCACCCTGGAGAAACTGGATCTTACCGGGAACGAGATCCGCACCCTCACGCCCGAGGTGTTTGAGACCCTGCCCAACCTGAAGATATTACTACTGGATAACAACAAACTGTCCAGCATGGACACGCAAACCCTGGATATGTGGAAGTCACTGGGCACCATTGGATTGTCTAGCAACCTTTGGGAATGTACCAAAAGGATCTGCAACTTGGCCAGTTGGCTCAGTACCTTTAAGGGCAGATGGGAACACTCCATTTTGTGCCATAGCCCAGAATACGCACAGGGGGAGGAAATACTGGACGCTGTCTATGGATTTCAGCTTTGTCAGAATTTCTCAGCACCAGTTATCCAGTCAAGCACCGCTACGGAGGCCATGTTTCCCCAGGAGGTCACTAGCCCGTTGTATGGAAATATGCAGACCCCAACGTTGGACTACTATGCAGAGGATTTGGGGAGTTTTACAATGGTCACCACGACagtcaccacctccaccacccagaCCCCGAGCACCGCCCTGTCGACCACCACCATGGTGGCAGGGCCCGCGGTCACCGATGACTTCATCGATGACATTGACAACACGGTCCTGACGCAGAGAGTCATCATTGGAACTATGGCCCTGTTGTTTTCCTTCTTCCTCATCATTTTTGTAGTGTACGTCTCGCGGAAGTGCTGCCCCCCAACGCTGCGGAGGATCCGCCACTGCTCCGCCATGCAGAACCGGAGACAGCTGAGGACCCAGCAGCGGCAGCCAATGGCGGACCTGGCCACCCAGGTACCCTACAACGAGTACGAGCCGAGCCACGAGGAAGGGGCTCTCGTCATCATCAACGGTTACGGGCAGTGCAAGTGTCAGCAGCTGCCTTACAAAGAGTGTGAAGTATAA